In a genomic window of Thermosynechococcus sp. CL-1:
- the lysS gene encoding lysine--tRNA ligase, whose protein sequence is MADVGATGAEIRATRIEKAKTLQAQGMNPYAYRWERTHTAAVLQEKYAHLAAGEAVGDRVSVAGRIMARRVFGKLAFFTLQDDSGTIQLYLDKQTISQGMGEAAFADLKHLTDVGDILGAVGTLKRTEKGELSVVVESYTMLTKSLLPLPDKWHGLTDVEKRYRQRYVDLIVNPHVRDTFRKRALITAAIRRYLNEQGFIEIETPVLQTEAGGAEARPFITYHNTLEMQLYLRIATELHLKRLIVGGFEKVYELGRIFRNEGISTKHNPEFTSIEVYQAYADYNDMMTLTEAIITTAAMEVLGTLKMTYQGETIDLTPPWRRVTMHDAVLQATGIDFRQLCDLAAAKKAAQKAGVKDLDACDTIGRVLNEVFEQTVEPTLIQPTFVLDYPVEISPLAKPHRSQPGLVERFELFIVGREHANSFSELTDPLDQRQRLEEQARRKAAGDLEAHSVDEDFLTALEHGMPPTGGLGIGIDRLVMLLTDSPSIRDVIAFPLLRPESASGQV, encoded by the coding sequence ATGGCCGACGTGGGGGCAACGGGAGCCGAAATTCGGGCAACACGGATTGAGAAAGCCAAAACACTGCAAGCACAGGGCATGAACCCCTATGCCTATCGTTGGGAGCGCACCCATACTGCAGCAGTTCTGCAAGAAAAATATGCTCACTTGGCCGCTGGCGAAGCGGTGGGCGATCGCGTCAGTGTCGCCGGTCGGATTATGGCGCGGCGCGTCTTTGGCAAGCTGGCCTTTTTTACACTTCAGGACGACAGCGGCACAATTCAGCTTTACCTCGATAAGCAAACCATTAGCCAAGGCATGGGGGAAGCCGCCTTTGCCGATTTGAAACACCTGACGGATGTCGGCGATATCCTTGGCGCTGTGGGCACCCTCAAGCGCACAGAAAAGGGTGAACTCTCGGTTGTGGTGGAATCCTACACCATGCTCACGAAGTCATTGTTGCCCCTGCCGGATAAATGGCACGGCCTCACGGATGTCGAAAAACGCTATCGCCAGCGCTATGTGGATCTCATCGTCAACCCCCACGTCCGCGATACCTTCCGCAAGCGAGCACTGATTACTGCCGCCATTCGTCGCTACCTCAATGAGCAGGGCTTTATTGAAATTGAAACGCCGGTGCTACAGACGGAAGCCGGGGGAGCCGAGGCGCGTCCTTTCATTACCTATCACAACACGCTGGAGATGCAGCTTTATTTGCGCATTGCCACAGAACTGCACCTGAAGCGCCTGATTGTCGGTGGCTTTGAGAAGGTCTATGAACTGGGGCGCATCTTTCGCAATGAGGGCATCTCAACCAAGCACAACCCTGAATTTACGTCCATTGAGGTCTATCAGGCCTACGCCGACTACAACGATATGATGACGCTGACGGAGGCAATCATCACCACAGCAGCGATGGAGGTGTTGGGTACGCTCAAGATGACTTATCAAGGGGAAACGATTGATCTGACGCCCCCATGGCGACGGGTGACCATGCACGATGCAGTGTTGCAAGCCACTGGGATTGATTTTCGCCAATTGTGCGATCTAGCAGCGGCGAAGAAAGCAGCCCAAAAAGCAGGGGTAAAAGACTTAGACGCCTGTGACACGATTGGCCGAGTGCTTAACGAAGTGTTTGAGCAGACTGTTGAACCGACATTGATTCAACCCACCTTTGTTCTTGACTATCCTGTGGAGATTTCCCCCTTGGCCAAGCCCCACCGCAGCCAACCGGGACTGGTGGAGCGATTTGAATTATTTATCGTTGGTCGCGAACACGCCAATAGTTTTTCGGAGTTAACGGATCCATTGGATCAACGGCAACGCTTGGAGGAACAGGCACGGCGCAAAGCGGCTGGGGATTTGGAAGCCCACAGTGTTGATGAAGATTTCCTCACAGCTCTAGAGCATGGAATGCCACCCACAGGAGGCCTAGGGATTGGTATTGACCGCTTGGTGATGTTGCTGACGGATTCCCCCAGTATTCGTGATGTGATTGCTTTCCCGCTGTTGCGTCCGGAATCGGCAAGTGGTCAAGTTTGA
- the ppk1 gene encoding polyphosphate kinase 1 has product MPPAKSPRRKTPEPIDLHDPQYYFNRSLSWLEFNKRVLHEAYDPRTPLLERLKFMAIFSSNLDEFFMVRVAGLKQQVESGIVQGGADGMPPAEQLQAVRQYLLPIVTEQHRYFDQELRALLAKEAIFLTRFNELTPEQQAYLNDYFQAQVFPVLTPLAVDPAHPFPYISSLSLNLAVLIRDPESGQERLARVKVPNRFPRFVALPQHLHSPQGAHWLGVPLEEIIAHNLSALFPGMEIQAYFAFRITRSADLELETDKADDLLIAIEQEIRKRRFGSVVRLEVQRGIPPLLRQTLMEEMDLEEIDVYELDGLLCLNDLFAFMGLPLPQFKDPEWQPQVPSSFQRVEERESMFDTSSEITTLGTDYWEAVANELFSLIREGDIIVHHPYHSFAATVQRFITLAAHDPQVLAIKMTLYRTSGDSPIVSALIKAAENGKQVAVLVELKARFDEENNILWARKLEKVGVHVVYGVPGLKTHTKTVLVVRQEAGQIRRYVHIGTGNYNPKTAGLYEDLGLFSCRDELGADLSELFNVLTGYSRQRDYRQLLVAPVTMRDRTLQLIYREIEHARNGQPGRIIAKMNAITDTQVIRALYEASQAGVEIDLIIRGMCCLRPGVPGVSDRIRVISIIGRFLEHSRIFYFGNNGEPEYYIGSADWRSRNLDRRVEAITPIQDPTIQLELKELLEIMLADNRQAWELQPDGTYQQRQPAPGEPERGTHSVLMARTLKEVEGSR; this is encoded by the coding sequence ATGCCCCCCGCGAAGTCCCCTCGCCGTAAAACTCCCGAACCCATTGATCTGCATGATCCGCAGTACTACTTCAACCGCTCCCTCAGTTGGCTGGAATTTAATAAGCGGGTACTCCACGAGGCCTATGACCCCCGCACACCGCTCCTAGAGCGGCTGAAATTTATGGCCATTTTCAGTTCCAACTTAGATGAATTTTTCATGGTGCGGGTGGCGGGCTTGAAGCAGCAAGTGGAAAGTGGCATTGTTCAAGGGGGAGCCGATGGCATGCCCCCAGCGGAGCAATTACAAGCAGTGCGGCAATATCTGCTACCAATCGTTACTGAGCAACACCGCTATTTCGACCAAGAATTGCGTGCTCTCTTGGCCAAGGAAGCGATTTTTCTCACCCGCTTTAATGAGTTGACCCCTGAGCAGCAGGCCTACCTCAACGACTACTTCCAAGCGCAAGTTTTTCCGGTGCTCACCCCCTTAGCAGTCGATCCGGCGCACCCCTTTCCCTACATTTCTAGCCTCAGCCTCAACCTTGCGGTTCTGATCCGTGATCCCGAATCTGGCCAAGAGCGACTGGCACGGGTAAAGGTACCGAATCGGTTTCCGCGCTTTGTTGCCCTGCCCCAACATTTGCACTCGCCCCAAGGTGCCCATTGGCTAGGCGTTCCCCTCGAAGAAATTATTGCCCACAACCTCAGTGCCCTCTTTCCGGGGATGGAGATTCAGGCCTACTTTGCCTTTCGCATTACCCGTAGTGCTGACCTCGAACTAGAAACGGACAAGGCGGATGATTTACTGATTGCCATTGAGCAGGAAATTCGTAAACGGCGCTTCGGCTCTGTGGTGCGTCTAGAGGTGCAGCGGGGCATTCCACCGCTTCTGAGGCAAACCCTGATGGAAGAGATGGATCTCGAGGAGATTGATGTCTATGAACTCGATGGTCTGTTGTGCTTGAATGATTTGTTTGCCTTTATGGGATTGCCCTTGCCCCAGTTCAAGGATCCGGAGTGGCAACCCCAAGTTCCCTCCAGTTTCCAGCGGGTAGAGGAACGGGAATCGATGTTTGACACCAGCAGCGAAATTACCACCCTCGGCACTGACTATTGGGAAGCCGTGGCCAACGAACTCTTCAGTCTCATTCGCGAGGGGGATATTATCGTTCACCATCCCTACCATTCCTTTGCAGCAACAGTACAGCGCTTTATTACCTTGGCGGCCCATGATCCACAGGTACTGGCGATTAAGATGACCCTCTATCGCACATCGGGTGACTCGCCGATTGTCAGTGCCCTGATTAAAGCCGCAGAGAATGGCAAACAGGTGGCGGTTTTGGTGGAACTGAAGGCGCGCTTTGACGAGGAGAACAATATCCTCTGGGCACGGAAGCTGGAAAAAGTGGGCGTCCACGTGGTCTATGGCGTACCGGGTCTAAAGACTCACACAAAAACGGTTTTGGTTGTGCGCCAAGAGGCGGGGCAAATTCGTCGCTATGTCCACATTGGCACAGGCAATTACAATCCCAAAACTGCTGGCCTCTATGAGGACTTGGGGCTGTTTTCCTGCCGTGACGAGTTAGGAGCGGATCTCTCGGAACTCTTTAATGTGCTCACGGGCTATTCCCGCCAACGGGATTATCGCCAGCTTCTCGTTGCCCCGGTCACAATGCGCGATCGCACGCTGCAATTGATTTACCGTGAGATTGAACACGCCCGCAATGGTCAACCGGGGCGGATTATTGCCAAGATGAATGCGATCACAGATACGCAGGTGATTCGTGCCCTCTATGAGGCGTCCCAAGCAGGGGTAGAAATTGATCTGATCATTCGTGGCATGTGCTGTCTGCGGCCGGGGGTACCGGGGGTGAGCGATCGCATTCGGGTGATTAGTATCATTGGCCGCTTTTTGGAGCACTCACGGATTTTTTACTTTGGCAACAATGGCGAGCCAGAGTACTACATTGGCAGTGCCGACTGGCGATCGCGCAACTTAGACCGCCGCGTAGAAGCCATTACCCCCATTCAAGATCCAACCATTCAACTGGAACTCAAAGAGCTGCTTGAAATTATGTTGGCAGACAATCGCCAAGCGTGGGAGCTGCAACCCGATGGCACCTACCAGCAACGACAGCCAGCCCCCGGTGAACCCGAACGCGGTACCCACAGTGTTTTAATGGCACGTACCCTCAAGGAAGTAGAAGGGAGCCGCTAG
- a CDS encoding ABC transporter ATP-binding protein, whose product MLKHPALRSLGKIWRLLDRGDRWQLIGLGLLMLISSLWEALGVGLVLPFIAVVEKPERLNALLFWREVPLTTAEQSQWLLILSAALGLLYVGKNLFIALSTYLQLEFLNSKYRKFSSLLLQSYLYKPYTFHLQNNTAKLIQNVNTEINNVFNLYLLPLLVIFSESLIVFAIFSVIIWSNPLISILVIALISTLSLLFFQAFRHKLKEVGQRRIDYAQKSIQSISESLGGIKEAKVLGREQQFLKTYAENMIEDRKANLILQFVQQLPRAYFETLAVLTIILIVILNLLQRGNVAQVLPLISLFAAAAFRLLPSATRLTNNLNYVIYYSASVDLLYDDLLEARMLQAPSTSAAAAAPIFQDRLELIDLHYTYPNAPRPALCGVSLTIKQGEMVGFVGASGAGKTTIVDLILGLLEPSQGDIRVDGESIYHNLPQWQRQIGYIPQTIYLSDDTLRHNIAFGLPAEAIDETALWAAVEAAQLATFVHTLPKGLDTVVGERGVRLSGGQRQRIGIARALYHNPSVLIMDEATAALDNQTEAGVMDAIQALSGAKTIIMIAHRLSTVMACDRLYLMANGQVAAVGSYQELLQNSPDFRAMAQGYAGAN is encoded by the coding sequence ATGTTAAAGCACCCTGCACTGCGCTCCCTTGGCAAAATTTGGCGACTACTGGATCGGGGCGATCGCTGGCAACTGATAGGCCTTGGCCTATTGATGCTAATTAGCAGCCTTTGGGAAGCCTTGGGGGTGGGTTTGGTGCTGCCCTTTATTGCTGTCGTCGAAAAACCGGAACGCTTAAATGCCCTCCTATTTTGGCGAGAGGTTCCTCTAACCACTGCAGAGCAATCCCAGTGGCTATTGATCCTCAGTGCTGCCCTAGGGCTTTTATATGTGGGCAAGAACCTGTTTATTGCCTTGAGCACCTATCTTCAGTTGGAGTTTCTGAACAGTAAGTACCGCAAGTTCTCAAGTTTATTATTGCAATCCTATCTCTACAAACCCTACACATTTCACCTGCAAAACAATACTGCTAAACTAATCCAGAATGTAAATACTGAAATAAATAATGTTTTTAATTTGTATCTCCTGCCTTTATTGGTTATTTTTTCTGAATCTCTAATTGTTTTTGCCATATTTTCAGTCATTATTTGGAGTAACCCTCTCATCTCAATCTTGGTTATTGCTCTAATCTCAACCCTATCCTTGCTTTTCTTTCAAGCCTTTCGCCATAAGCTCAAGGAAGTGGGTCAACGTCGCATTGATTATGCTCAAAAATCGATCCAAAGTATTAGTGAGAGTTTGGGCGGCATCAAAGAAGCGAAAGTCCTAGGTCGCGAGCAGCAATTCCTGAAGACCTATGCTGAAAACATGATTGAAGACCGCAAAGCAAACTTAATTTTGCAGTTTGTTCAGCAGTTGCCCCGTGCTTATTTTGAAACATTAGCCGTTCTCACAATTATTCTTATTGTTATCCTCAACTTGCTTCAGCGGGGCAACGTGGCACAAGTTCTGCCGCTAATTTCTCTATTTGCAGCTGCAGCGTTTCGTCTGTTGCCATCGGCAACTCGCTTAACCAACAACCTTAACTACGTTATTTACTATTCTGCTTCTGTCGATTTGTTGTATGACGATCTTTTAGAAGCCAGAATGTTGCAGGCTCCCTCTACCTCTGCTGCAGCAGCAGCACCAATTTTTCAGGATCGCTTAGAACTGATTGATCTGCACTACACCTATCCCAATGCCCCTCGGCCAGCCCTCTGTGGGGTTTCTCTCACAATTAAACAGGGGGAAATGGTTGGCTTTGTCGGAGCTTCAGGGGCAGGGAAAACCACAATTGTCGATTTGATTTTGGGACTCCTAGAACCTTCTCAAGGGGATATTCGGGTGGATGGTGAGAGCATTTACCACAACCTACCGCAGTGGCAACGGCAGATTGGCTATATTCCCCAAACCATTTATCTTTCCGATGACACGCTGCGCCACAACATTGCCTTTGGCTTACCGGCAGAGGCCATTGATGAAACCGCCCTGTGGGCTGCGGTAGAGGCAGCTCAGTTAGCCACCTTTGTCCATACCCTGCCAAAAGGCCTAGACACTGTTGTCGGTGAACGGGGGGTGCGCCTTTCGGGAGGACAGCGCCAGCGAATTGGCATTGCCCGCGCCCTTTACCACAACCCCTCAGTGCTCATTATGGATGAAGCAACAGCGGCTCTTGACAATCAAACGGAAGCGGGAGTGATGGATGCGATTCAAGCCCTCAGTGGTGCAAAAACCATTATTATGATTGCCCACCGCCTCAGCACTGTCATGGCGTGCGATCGCCTGTACCTAATGGCCAATGGCCAAGTGGCGGCTGTCGGGAGCTACCAAGAACTCCTGCAAAACAGTCCAGACTTTCGAGCCATGGCGCAAGGGTATGCAGGCGCTAACTAG
- the hisA gene encoding 1-(5-phosphoribosyl)-5-[(5-phosphoribosylamino)methylideneamino]imidazole-4-carboxamide isomerase → MDVIPAIDLLDGKCVRLVQGDYGKVKVFHDDPLKVALYWQRLGAPRLHVVDLDAAKTGEPRNYDLIAKIVASLEIPVQVGGGLRSRQAVADLFLQGVNRAILGTVALEDPELVASLAAEYPGRIWVGLDARDGYVATRGWLDTSTILATDLAQKMAAMGVAGFVYTDIQRDGTLQGPNIPALRQLLAATDRPVIASGGVGSLTDILSLFALSPQGLSGAIVGKALYTKAVDLREAVRAVGQGRWQDIPPDLGSTTWA, encoded by the coding sequence ATGGATGTTATCCCCGCCATTGATTTACTTGACGGCAAATGTGTGCGCCTAGTGCAAGGGGACTATGGTAAGGTCAAGGTTTTTCATGATGATCCTCTAAAAGTTGCCCTCTACTGGCAGCGGTTGGGTGCTCCCCGCTTGCATGTCGTTGACCTAGATGCAGCCAAAACGGGCGAACCGCGAAATTATGATCTGATTGCCAAGATCGTCGCCTCCCTTGAAATTCCTGTGCAGGTGGGGGGTGGCTTGCGATCGCGCCAAGCAGTGGCTGATCTCTTTCTCCAAGGCGTCAATCGTGCCATTTTGGGTACCGTGGCTCTTGAGGATCCAGAGCTAGTGGCCAGTTTGGCCGCAGAATACCCCGGACGCATTTGGGTAGGGCTGGATGCTCGCGATGGCTATGTGGCAACGCGGGGCTGGCTAGACACCTCAACGATCTTGGCCACCGATCTTGCCCAAAAAATGGCAGCAATGGGGGTAGCAGGGTTTGTTTACACCGACATTCAGCGGGATGGCACCCTCCAAGGGCCGAATATTCCAGCCCTGCGGCAGTTATTGGCGGCAACTGATCGCCCGGTCATTGCATCGGGTGGCGTGGGTTCCCTCACGGATATTCTCAGTCTCTTTGCCCTCAGTCCCCAAGGGTTATCGGGGGCGATCGTCGGTAAGGCACTTTATACCAAAGCAGTGGATTTGCGGGAAGCGGTTCGGGCGGTCGGTCAAGGTCGCTGGCAAGATATTCCGCCAGATTTGGGAAGCACGACTTGGGCATAA
- a CDS encoding YcjF family protein, whose translation MAVAAAIILLLLSGWVNDHPWGWLLILGLGLGYWYWRRSPAAPNPAPPQPSLHPQLLEKQLADTRSLLQELPIERQASLQSAHSQLQQRLDSPTVEVCVLGQSAYALNRVYDAVATLPLDSCTFQQQTLATVPQADLVLLTVTGALTASEFEMLRVLQASHYHVLVVWYPEMVQERDRPKGALCNRVAVHLQQQLQQLQIGQDQLIPFTPHNPQELTSAVLHCLTQERANLVLAGTYRRAQQLHQQAQSALNQYRQERATPIIERYQWLAAAATAVNPLPLLDLVMAGGLLVRLTWDLGQIYQRSFRLADAEPLAKELLRLMVQLGAVELGTQSLGQWLKGNSLTYLAGSCLQGATAAYVLRLSGLSLIHYFETAPQVKSLPLVTRLQQSLQWAQQQVGRSPLQTLGQSLGLPSA comes from the coding sequence ATGGCTGTTGCTGCCGCCATTATTCTCTTGTTGTTGAGTGGCTGGGTGAATGACCATCCGTGGGGATGGCTGCTGATTCTTGGTCTAGGGTTGGGCTATTGGTACTGGCGGCGATCGCCCGCTGCGCCAAACCCAGCTCCCCCTCAACCTTCTCTGCATCCTCAATTACTGGAAAAGCAACTGGCAGACACGCGGAGCCTTTTGCAGGAACTTCCGATAGAGCGCCAAGCCTCCCTACAATCAGCCCACAGCCAACTCCAACAGCGGTTAGATAGCCCAACGGTTGAGGTCTGTGTTCTCGGGCAATCGGCCTATGCTCTCAATCGGGTGTACGATGCCGTCGCTACCCTACCCCTCGATAGCTGTACGTTTCAGCAGCAAACATTGGCAACGGTGCCCCAGGCAGACTTAGTGCTTTTGACCGTAACGGGTGCCCTTACCGCCAGTGAGTTTGAGATGCTGCGGGTATTGCAAGCAAGCCATTATCACGTTCTTGTGGTGTGGTATCCAGAAATGGTGCAGGAGCGCGATCGCCCGAAGGGCGCGCTTTGCAATCGCGTGGCAGTGCATTTACAGCAGCAACTGCAACAACTCCAGATTGGACAAGATCAACTCATTCCCTTTACACCCCACAATCCCCAAGAACTCACCTCCGCAGTGCTGCACTGTCTCACCCAAGAGCGAGCGAATCTGGTCTTAGCCGGCACCTATCGCCGTGCCCAACAACTCCATCAACAGGCGCAATCCGCCCTCAACCAGTATCGCCAAGAACGAGCCACCCCGATCATTGAACGCTACCAATGGCTGGCAGCAGCGGCAACGGCAGTGAATCCTCTTCCGCTTCTGGATCTCGTCATGGCCGGGGGGCTATTGGTGCGCCTCACGTGGGATCTCGGTCAAATCTACCAACGCTCCTTTCGCTTGGCGGATGCTGAACCCCTTGCCAAGGAGCTATTGCGGCTAATGGTGCAGTTGGGGGCTGTGGAACTGGGCACCCAATCCCTAGGACAGTGGCTCAAGGGCAATTCCCTCACCTATTTGGCAGGAAGCTGTTTACAGGGGGCAACGGCAGCCTATGTATTGCGCTTGAGTGGCTTGAGTTTGATCCATTACTTTGAGACCGCTCCCCAAGTAAAATCTCTGCCCTTGGTGACTCGATTGCAGCAAAGCCTTCAGTGGGCACAGCAACAGGTGGGACGCTCTCCCTTGCAAACCCTAGGACAGTCTCTTGGCTTGCCGTCGGCCTAG
- a CDS encoding WecB/TagA/CpsF family glycosyltransferase, protein MESAHILGTRIDVTTYSQACDLIAEWINQGKGGYVVAANVHVVMTGVWRSPFQRVVNGAQLVTSDGMPLVWGLQLLGFPQAERVYGPDLMLALCDRAQEEGWRIFLYGSEPLVLERLQRNLRERFPKMQLVGAYAPPFRPLTPEEEASDRQRILDSGADLVFVSLGCPKQEEWMARQSPFLPIVLVGVGAAFNFHSGVVAQAPRWMMAIGLEWLFRVLQEPRRLWQRYLINNPAFVVLFAAQLLRHWLGRRQAKRLS, encoded by the coding sequence GTGGAGTCGGCGCACATTTTAGGGACACGGATTGATGTCACCACCTACAGCCAAGCCTGTGATCTTATAGCTGAATGGATTAATCAAGGTAAGGGGGGCTATGTGGTGGCGGCCAATGTCCATGTGGTCATGACAGGGGTGTGGCGATCGCCCTTTCAACGGGTGGTGAATGGTGCCCAACTGGTGACCTCTGACGGCATGCCCTTGGTGTGGGGCTTACAGCTGTTGGGCTTTCCGCAAGCAGAGCGGGTCTATGGTCCTGATTTGATGCTGGCGTTGTGCGATCGCGCCCAAGAGGAAGGCTGGCGTATTTTCCTCTATGGCAGTGAACCCCTCGTGTTAGAGCGGCTGCAACGAAATCTGCGAGAGCGCTTTCCCAAGATGCAGTTAGTGGGTGCCTACGCGCCTCCCTTTCGTCCCTTGACCCCTGAGGAGGAGGCCAGCGATCGCCAGCGCATCCTTGATAGCGGTGCTGATCTGGTTTTTGTCAGCCTTGGCTGTCCCAAGCAGGAGGAGTGGATGGCTCGCCAAAGCCCTTTTCTGCCCATTGTCTTGGTGGGTGTGGGAGCAGCCTTTAATTTTCACAGTGGCGTTGTAGCGCAAGCGCCTCGCTGGATGATGGCGATCGGTCTGGAGTGGCTCTTTCGAGTCCTGCAAGAACCCCGCCGCCTCTGGCAACGCTATCTGATAAACAACCCCGCATTTGTTGTGCTTTTTGCCGCTCAACTCCTGCGTCACTGGCTAGGCCGACGGCAAGCCAAGAGACTGTCCTAG
- a CDS encoding J domain-containing protein → MNLEECYRILELPQGASLAQVKSAYRRLARRYHPDVNPGDRTAHEKFILLQQAYEKLVRGLPTFRPTPVKSEPQSRPPQPPPPLSAFEIQLKDTSYRQLQEFLKYHCYQRAISLVEGLASRLPQDAEVRQWQAVTYQCWARQLIRDRQPQAAREYLHRALKADPDNRLLWQEAEKDFRTLDRLYGKDI, encoded by the coding sequence ATGAATTTAGAAGAGTGCTATCGCATTCTGGAGTTGCCACAAGGGGCGTCCTTAGCTCAAGTGAAATCCGCCTACCGACGGCTAGCACGACGCTATCATCCCGATGTCAACCCTGGCGATCGCACTGCCCATGAGAAGTTTATTCTCCTCCAACAGGCCTATGAAAAATTAGTACGAGGACTGCCCACCTTTCGGCCTACCCCTGTTAAATCAGAACCCCAATCTCGCCCACCGCAGCCACCGCCGCCTCTTTCCGCCTTTGAAATTCAACTCAAAGATACTAGCTATCGCCAACTGCAAGAGTTTCTCAAATATCACTGCTATCAACGTGCCATATCCCTTGTGGAAGGGTTGGCCAGTCGGCTGCCTCAAGATGCCGAAGTACGCCAGTGGCAAGCCGTCACCTATCAGTGCTGGGCGAGGCAACTCATTCGCGATCGCCAGCCCCAAGCGGCACGGGAATACCTGCATCGCGCGCTGAAAGCCGATCCGGATAACCGACTCCTTTGGCAAGAAGCAGAAAAAGACTTTCGTACCCTTGATCGCCTCTACGGCAAAGACATCTAA
- a CDS encoding DUF3288 family protein, translating into MPNSQNLQHPREAQDRLVLERLRQEGISDYNLAELGRLLIRYDGFPGAETNKKLMAELLEKWQLTEEELFERTRAIHARGGVYKLGSNKREDWT; encoded by the coding sequence ATGCCAAACTCCCAGAACCTACAACATCCCCGCGAAGCCCAAGATCGGTTAGTCCTCGAGCGCCTGCGACAAGAGGGCATCAGTGATTACAACTTGGCGGAATTGGGGCGATTGCTGATTCGCTATGATGGCTTCCCCGGTGCCGAAACCAATAAGAAGTTAATGGCAGAGCTGCTAGAAAAATGGCAACTCACGGAGGAAGAACTGTTTGAGCGTACCCGTGCCATTCACGCTCGCGGCGGTGTTTACAAGCTGGGCAGCAATAAACGGGAGGATTGGACTTAG
- the dprA gene encoding DNA-processing protein DprA: MIPADAAYWYSWSQVPGLGPVLLKRLWQHFGDLKTAWEASVETLGKVEGIGAKLQGAIAHYRQQCQPLALYEHHCQQNPHHWVLSDPRYPPLLREIPDPPPLLYYGGTRILEILSQPTPTVAIVGTRDPSEYAQRWAHKLGYALAQAGFIVVSGMAAGIDGAAHRGSLEAGGATLAVLATGVDMIYPPENRSLYYQIRERGGFLSEYPRGVGADRPQFPRRNRIIAGLCRAVIIAEAPYKSGALITARYAAEYGRDVYVLPGHLDNHRAKGALSLVNQGAQIILGEEALLEQLGHTPPLAPTPFSAPPPTLSPPQQQILEAIQQLSQGSNSVAFDDIVQRVPLETGVVMAELMHLELTGWVEQQPGNRYRKTSR, translated from the coding sequence TTGATTCCCGCTGATGCTGCCTATTGGTACAGTTGGTCACAGGTACCCGGCCTTGGCCCGGTGTTACTCAAACGCCTCTGGCAGCACTTTGGGGATTTGAAAACTGCTTGGGAAGCGTCCGTAGAAACCTTAGGAAAAGTAGAGGGGATTGGTGCCAAACTCCAAGGGGCGATCGCCCACTATCGTCAGCAGTGCCAACCCCTAGCTCTCTACGAGCACCACTGCCAGCAAAATCCCCACCATTGGGTGCTGAGTGACCCTCGCTATCCACCACTGCTGCGGGAAATTCCCGATCCGCCGCCCTTGCTCTACTATGGCGGGACTCGCATTTTAGAAATTCTCAGTCAACCCACACCAACTGTTGCCATTGTCGGCACCCGTGATCCTTCAGAATATGCCCAGCGTTGGGCGCACAAGCTGGGGTATGCCCTTGCCCAAGCTGGGTTTATTGTTGTTTCCGGCATGGCCGCAGGCATTGATGGTGCTGCCCATCGCGGCTCTTTAGAAGCTGGAGGTGCCACACTGGCCGTTTTAGCTACGGGTGTGGATATGATCTACCCACCGGAAAATCGTTCGCTTTATTACCAGATTCGTGAACGGGGGGGATTCTTGAGCGAGTATCCTAGGGGTGTGGGTGCCGATCGCCCCCAATTTCCGCGTCGCAACCGCATCATTGCTGGTCTGTGCCGTGCGGTGATTATTGCAGAGGCTCCCTACAAATCCGGTGCCCTGATCACTGCTCGCTATGCTGCCGAGTATGGTCGTGATGTCTATGTGCTGCCGGGGCATCTCGATAACCACCGTGCCAAGGGTGCCCTGAGTCTGGTGAATCAAGGGGCACAGATTATCTTGGGAGAAGAAGCTCTCCTCGAACAATTGGGGCATACACCCCCCCTCGCTCCAACTCCCTTCTCAGCCCCACCCCCAACGCTATCGCCCCCCCAGCAACAAATTCTCGAGGCGATTCAACAACTGAGCCAAGGCAGCAATAGTGTTGCCTTTGATGACATTGTGCAGCGCGTACCCTTGGAAACAGGGGTGGTGATGGCAGAACTGATGCACTTGGAGCTAACGGGTTGGGTCGAGCAGCAGCCGGGGAATCGCTATCGCAAAACTAGCCGTTAA